In Drosophila santomea strain STO CAGO 1482 chromosome 2L, Prin_Dsan_1.1, whole genome shotgun sequence, a single window of DNA contains:
- the LOC120458750 gene encoding tyrosine-protein kinase receptor torso isoform X2, with translation MLIFYAKYAFIFWFFVGSNQGEMLLMDKISHDLLLNISACTQNCLESGKKDFQSCFKDCRINGTFPGALRKVQDNYQLNMLCHTESEIVFQIDWVQHSRGNETAPNATYIIRLDAVKDENKEITLYLSDDNFLILPGLESNSSHNVTVLAMHGDGSYSLIAKDQTFATLIRGYQPSKMGAVNLLRFVPQFEDLHHIAAEIEWKPSAESNCYFDIVSYSTNSVNMDEPQEVQLRDRKKLYRHTVENLEFDKQYHVGVRTVNIMNRLESDLQWLPIVAPSCLDWYPYNYTLCPPHKPENLTVTQKHYLPNTLALNITWSRPSHLPDSYTLHIFDLYKGGTELNYTLNKNRSHFYVPKITILGSHFEVHLVAQSAGGKNVSGLTLDKVPREGNMVKLVLFIIVPICCILMLCSLTFCRRNRMEVQALQMEPKDAKASEFHISLMDSSGLLVTLSANESMDVMDELEVEPHSVLLQDVLGEGAFGLVRRGVYKKRQVAVKLLKDQPNEEDVYAFKCEIQMLKAVGKHPNIVGIVGYSTRFSNQMMLLIEYCSLGSLQNFLREEWKFRQEQNAIGLMKNLQQNVDNRRFQRPPRNSIHDRIEDINNSMLSTVEEESESDRTHSSRCETYTLTRITNAADNKGYGLEDIENIGGSLIPKAAEAPTGQSKQKLKPELEDDQKQDLKLDRKKRIFENKEYFDCLDSSDTKPRIPLKYADLLDIAQQVAVGMEFLAQNKVVHRDLAARNVLISVDRSIKIADFGLSRDVYHENVYRKSGGSGKLPIKWLALESLTHQVYTSQSDVWSFGVLLYEITTLGGMPYPSVSPSDLLQLLRQGYRMQRPEGCTQEMFSLMESCWSSVPSHRPTFSSLRRRLGVMILATNEVPERLKQLQAETESKLKSCDVLNSERGQLPCEEELYLEPLN, from the exons ATGCTGATTTTCTATGCGAAGTACGCATTTATCTTCTGGTTTTTCGTGGGCAGCAATCAAGGTGAAATGTTGCTAATGGACAAAATCTCCCACGATCTCCTCCTCAACATCTCCGCATGCACACAGAATTGCCTGGAAAGTGGAAAGAAG GATTTCCAAAGTTGCTTTAAGGACTGCAGGATAAATGGGACATTTCCTGGGGCTTTACGAAAGGTGCAGGATAACTACCAGCTGAACATGCTGTGCCACACGGAGTCCGAAATCGTTTTCCAAATAGATTGGGTGCAGCACAGCAGGGGAAACGAGACGGCTCCAAATGCCACTTATATAATCAGGTTGGATGCTGTCAAGGACGAAAACAAAGAGATTACGCTATACCTG TCTGATGATAACTTTCTCATCCTTCCGGGCTTGGAGTCCAACTCCAGCCACAATGTCACCGTCCTGGCGATGCACGGAGATGGCAGCTACTCCCTGATAGCGAAGGACCAGACCTTCGCCACCCTCATCCGAGGCTATCAGCCCAGCAAAATGGGAGCGGTGAATCTGCTGCGCTTTGTGCCTCAGTTCGAAGACCTGCATCACATTGCTGCCGAGATTGAGTGGAAGCCATCGGCAG AGAGCAACTGCTATTTCGACATTGTATCGTATTCAACCAACAGCGTGAACATGGACGAGCCACAGGAGGTGCAGTTACGGGAT CGCAAAAAGCTGTACAGGCACACGGTGGAAAACTTGGAGTTTGACAAACAATATCATGTAGGCGTTAGAACGGTGAACATAATGAATCGACTGGAGAGCGATCTGCAATGGCTGCCAATTGTAGCTCCAAGCTGCTTGGATTGGTATCCCTATAACTACACACTCTGCC CTCCCCATAAACCCGAGAATCTTACTGTGACACAGAAGCACTATCTGCCAAATACCTTGGCCCTTAACATCACCTGGTCACGACCCAGTCACCTGCCGGATAGCTACACACTGCACATATTTGATCTGTATAAAGGAGGTACGGAGCTCAACTATACACTTAACAAAAACAGAAGCCACTTCTATGTACCCAAGATCACGATACTGGGGTCCCATTTCGAAGTACATTTGGTGGCCCAGTCGGCAGGCGGAAAAAACGTATCCGGTTTGACCTTAGACAAGGTTCCTCGAG AGGGCAACATGGTCAAGCTGGTACTCTTCATTATAGTGCCAATTTGCTGCATCTTGATGTTGTGCTCCCTGACCTTTTGCAGACGAAATCGAATGGAGGTTCAGGCGCTGCAAATGGAGCCTAAGGACGCCAAGGCCAGTGAATTTCATATCTCCTTGATGGACAGCAGTGGATTGCTGGTCACCCTCTCGGCCAACGAAAGCATGGATGTAATGGACGAGCTGGAGGTAGAGCCACACTCGGTGCTCCTCCAGGATGTCCTCGGCGAGGGAGCCTTTGGCTTGGTGCGACGTGGAGTTTACAAGAAACGCCAAGTGGCCGTCAAGTTGCTGAAAG ATCAACCAAATGAAGAGGACGTATATGCGTTCAAGTGCGAAATTCAGATGCTCAAGGCCGTGGGCAAGCATCCAAATATTGTGGGTATCGTGGGATACTCCACTCGTTTTAGCAACCAGATGATGCTGCTTATTGAATACTGCAGCCTTGGAAGCCTGCAGAACTTTTTACG TGAGGAGTGGAAGTTTAGGCAGGAGCAAAATGCAATAGGACTTATGAAGAACCTTCAGCAGAACGTGGACAACCGTCGGTTTCAACGACCCCCTCGAAATTCCATCCATGATCGCATAGAGGATATCAACAACTCTATGCTGTCCACTGTGGAAGAGGAGAGCGAATCGGATCGGACACATTCAAGTCGATGTGAGACCTACACCCTCACTCGAATCACCAATGCAGCCGACAACAAGGGCTATGGCTTGGAGGATATTGAAAACATCGGCGGCAGTCTTATTCCGAAAGCAGCAGAAGCTCCAACGGGCCAGTCAAAACAGAAGCTAAAGCCGGAGCTTGAGGATGACCAGAAGCAGGATTTAAAATTGGATAGAAAGAAAAGAATCTTTGAGAACAAGGAATACTTTGATTGCCTCGATTCTTCGGATACAAAACCCAGAATACCACTAAAATACGCAGATTTGCTGGACATCGCCCAACAGGTGGCGGTGGGAATG GAATTTCTAGCACAAAACAAAGTAGTGCATCGGGATCTGGCTGCCCGCAATGTTCTAATCTCCGTAGATCGCAGCATCAAGATAGCAGATTTTGG GCTGAGTCGGGATGTATATCATGAGAACGTGTACCGAAAGTCCGGAGGAAGCGGAAAACTGCCCATCAAGTGGCTAGCGCTGGAGTCCCTCACTCATCAGGTGTACACTAGCCAGAGCGATGT GTGGTCATTTGGTGTACTGCTCTATGAGATTACTACTCTCGGTGGAATGCCGTACCCATCGGTGTCTCCCAGTGATCTCTTGCAGTTACTACGACAAGGTTATCGGATGCAGCGACCGGAGGGATGTACGCAGGAAAT GTTTTCTCTGATGGAAAGCTGCTGGAGCTCCGTGCCATCACACAGACCAACGTTTTCCAGTCTTAGGCGCAGACTTGGTGTCATGATCTTGGCTACTAACGAAGTTCCAGAAAGGTTGAAACAACTGCAAGCAGAAACTGAGTCAAAATTAAAGTCATGTGATGTTCTAAACAG TGAAAGGGGACAATTGCCCTGCGAGGAAGAGCTGTACCTAGAACCTTTGAATTAA
- the LOC120458750 gene encoding tyrosine-protein kinase receptor torso isoform X1, with the protein MLIFYAKYAFIFWFFVGSNQGEMLLMDKISHDLLLNISACTQNCLESGKKDFQSCFKDCRINGTFPGALRKVQDNYQLNMLCHTESEIVFQIDWVQHSRGNETAPNATYIIRLDAVKDENKEITLYLSDDNFLILPGLESNSSHNVTVLAMHGDGSYSLIAKDQTFATLIRGYQPSKMGAVNLLRFVPQFEDLHHIAAEIEWKPSAESNCYFDIVSYSTNSVNMDEPQEVQLRDRKKLYRHTVENLEFDKQYHVGVRTVNIMNRLESDLQWLPIVAPSCLDWYPYNYTLCPPHKPENLTVTQKHYLPNTLALNITWSRPSHLPDSYTLHIFDLYKGGTELNYTLNKNRSHFYVPKITILGSHFEVHLVAQSAGGKNVSGLTLDKVPRGVLLSEGNMVKLVLFIIVPICCILMLCSLTFCRRNRMEVQALQMEPKDAKASEFHISLMDSSGLLVTLSANESMDVMDELEVEPHSVLLQDVLGEGAFGLVRRGVYKKRQVAVKLLKDQPNEEDVYAFKCEIQMLKAVGKHPNIVGIVGYSTRFSNQMMLLIEYCSLGSLQNFLREEWKFRQEQNAIGLMKNLQQNVDNRRFQRPPRNSIHDRIEDINNSMLSTVEEESESDRTHSSRCETYTLTRITNAADNKGYGLEDIENIGGSLIPKAAEAPTGQSKQKLKPELEDDQKQDLKLDRKKRIFENKEYFDCLDSSDTKPRIPLKYADLLDIAQQVAVGMEFLAQNKVVHRDLAARNVLISVDRSIKIADFGLSRDVYHENVYRKSGGSGKLPIKWLALESLTHQVYTSQSDVWSFGVLLYEITTLGGMPYPSVSPSDLLQLLRQGYRMQRPEGCTQEMFSLMESCWSSVPSHRPTFSSLRRRLGVMILATNEVPERLKQLQAETESKLKSCDVLNSERGQLPCEEELYLEPLN; encoded by the exons ATGCTGATTTTCTATGCGAAGTACGCATTTATCTTCTGGTTTTTCGTGGGCAGCAATCAAGGTGAAATGTTGCTAATGGACAAAATCTCCCACGATCTCCTCCTCAACATCTCCGCATGCACACAGAATTGCCTGGAAAGTGGAAAGAAG GATTTCCAAAGTTGCTTTAAGGACTGCAGGATAAATGGGACATTTCCTGGGGCTTTACGAAAGGTGCAGGATAACTACCAGCTGAACATGCTGTGCCACACGGAGTCCGAAATCGTTTTCCAAATAGATTGGGTGCAGCACAGCAGGGGAAACGAGACGGCTCCAAATGCCACTTATATAATCAGGTTGGATGCTGTCAAGGACGAAAACAAAGAGATTACGCTATACCTG TCTGATGATAACTTTCTCATCCTTCCGGGCTTGGAGTCCAACTCCAGCCACAATGTCACCGTCCTGGCGATGCACGGAGATGGCAGCTACTCCCTGATAGCGAAGGACCAGACCTTCGCCACCCTCATCCGAGGCTATCAGCCCAGCAAAATGGGAGCGGTGAATCTGCTGCGCTTTGTGCCTCAGTTCGAAGACCTGCATCACATTGCTGCCGAGATTGAGTGGAAGCCATCGGCAG AGAGCAACTGCTATTTCGACATTGTATCGTATTCAACCAACAGCGTGAACATGGACGAGCCACAGGAGGTGCAGTTACGGGAT CGCAAAAAGCTGTACAGGCACACGGTGGAAAACTTGGAGTTTGACAAACAATATCATGTAGGCGTTAGAACGGTGAACATAATGAATCGACTGGAGAGCGATCTGCAATGGCTGCCAATTGTAGCTCCAAGCTGCTTGGATTGGTATCCCTATAACTACACACTCTGCC CTCCCCATAAACCCGAGAATCTTACTGTGACACAGAAGCACTATCTGCCAAATACCTTGGCCCTTAACATCACCTGGTCACGACCCAGTCACCTGCCGGATAGCTACACACTGCACATATTTGATCTGTATAAAGGAGGTACGGAGCTCAACTATACACTTAACAAAAACAGAAGCCACTTCTATGTACCCAAGATCACGATACTGGGGTCCCATTTCGAAGTACATTTGGTGGCCCAGTCGGCAGGCGGAAAAAACGTATCCGGTTTGACCTTAGACAAGGTTCCTCGAGGTGTGTTGCTGAGTG AGGGCAACATGGTCAAGCTGGTACTCTTCATTATAGTGCCAATTTGCTGCATCTTGATGTTGTGCTCCCTGACCTTTTGCAGACGAAATCGAATGGAGGTTCAGGCGCTGCAAATGGAGCCTAAGGACGCCAAGGCCAGTGAATTTCATATCTCCTTGATGGACAGCAGTGGATTGCTGGTCACCCTCTCGGCCAACGAAAGCATGGATGTAATGGACGAGCTGGAGGTAGAGCCACACTCGGTGCTCCTCCAGGATGTCCTCGGCGAGGGAGCCTTTGGCTTGGTGCGACGTGGAGTTTACAAGAAACGCCAAGTGGCCGTCAAGTTGCTGAAAG ATCAACCAAATGAAGAGGACGTATATGCGTTCAAGTGCGAAATTCAGATGCTCAAGGCCGTGGGCAAGCATCCAAATATTGTGGGTATCGTGGGATACTCCACTCGTTTTAGCAACCAGATGATGCTGCTTATTGAATACTGCAGCCTTGGAAGCCTGCAGAACTTTTTACG TGAGGAGTGGAAGTTTAGGCAGGAGCAAAATGCAATAGGACTTATGAAGAACCTTCAGCAGAACGTGGACAACCGTCGGTTTCAACGACCCCCTCGAAATTCCATCCATGATCGCATAGAGGATATCAACAACTCTATGCTGTCCACTGTGGAAGAGGAGAGCGAATCGGATCGGACACATTCAAGTCGATGTGAGACCTACACCCTCACTCGAATCACCAATGCAGCCGACAACAAGGGCTATGGCTTGGAGGATATTGAAAACATCGGCGGCAGTCTTATTCCGAAAGCAGCAGAAGCTCCAACGGGCCAGTCAAAACAGAAGCTAAAGCCGGAGCTTGAGGATGACCAGAAGCAGGATTTAAAATTGGATAGAAAGAAAAGAATCTTTGAGAACAAGGAATACTTTGATTGCCTCGATTCTTCGGATACAAAACCCAGAATACCACTAAAATACGCAGATTTGCTGGACATCGCCCAACAGGTGGCGGTGGGAATG GAATTTCTAGCACAAAACAAAGTAGTGCATCGGGATCTGGCTGCCCGCAATGTTCTAATCTCCGTAGATCGCAGCATCAAGATAGCAGATTTTGG GCTGAGTCGGGATGTATATCATGAGAACGTGTACCGAAAGTCCGGAGGAAGCGGAAAACTGCCCATCAAGTGGCTAGCGCTGGAGTCCCTCACTCATCAGGTGTACACTAGCCAGAGCGATGT GTGGTCATTTGGTGTACTGCTCTATGAGATTACTACTCTCGGTGGAATGCCGTACCCATCGGTGTCTCCCAGTGATCTCTTGCAGTTACTACGACAAGGTTATCGGATGCAGCGACCGGAGGGATGTACGCAGGAAAT GTTTTCTCTGATGGAAAGCTGCTGGAGCTCCGTGCCATCACACAGACCAACGTTTTCCAGTCTTAGGCGCAGACTTGGTGTCATGATCTTGGCTACTAACGAAGTTCCAGAAAGGTTGAAACAACTGCAAGCAGAAACTGAGTCAAAATTAAAGTCATGTGATGTTCTAAACAG TGAAAGGGGACAATTGCCCTGCGAGGAAGAGCTGTACCTAGAACCTTTGAATTAA
- the LOC120458538 gene encoding diacylglycerol O-acyltransferase 2, whose product MKIEWAPIGVPVERRRQTFAMAFLILSFMILSFGSYFFVAAVLFYGSLLWRTIMVIYLVYVYANHRRTHSIMDGNGWKINRNNWLFRHYRDYFPVQLVKTAELPPNKNYILASFPHGILGTGISINMGLDISKWLKLFPQVRPKVATLDQNFLTPIVRGLLRSWGLVSVSKEALVYLLTKSNDPKHNDNRDGFTSNAVAILVGGAQEALDSHPGKYILTLKNRKGFVKMAIRTGSSIVPTFSFGEVDILDQVANPPNSPVRRFQDFVKRITGISPLIPVGRGIFNYSFGFLPNRRRIVQVVGAPIDVVQNDQPDAAYVDKIHKQVIDDLEKMFAKYKDQYIPNSKQDKLIIH is encoded by the exons ATGAAAATCGAGTGGGCTCCCATTGGGGTTCCCGTGGAACGGCGTCGCCAGACGTTTGCCATGGCCTTCCTGATTCTCTCCTTTATGATACTCTCCTTTGGatcttatttttttgttgctgccgtgcTG TTTTATGGTAGTCTTTTGTGGCGCACCATAATGGTCATCTACTTGGTCTACGTCTATGCGAATCACAGGAGAACCCACTCCATTATGGATGGCAATGG CTGGAAGATTAACCGCAACAATTGGCTGTTCCGACACTATCGGGACTACTTTCCCGTGCAGCTGGTCAAAACCGCAGAACTACCTCCAAATAAGAACTACATTTTGGCCAGCTTTCCGCACGGAATTTTGGG AACCGGCATTTCCATCAACATGGGTCTTGACATCTCCAAGTGGCTGAAACTGTTCCCGCAAGTAAGGCCCAAGGTTGCCACTTTGGATCAAAACTTCCTGACGCCCATTGTGCGTGGTCTCCTGAGATCTTGGGGCCTGGTGTCGGTTTCCAAGGAAGCCCTAGTATACCTGTTAACCAAATCCAACGACCCCAAGCACAATGACAATCGCGATGGGTTCACCTCCAATGCGGTGGCTATTCTGGTGGGTGGTGCCCAGGAGGCACTGGACTCGCACCCTGGCAAATATATATTGACCCTGAAGAACCGCAAGGGGTTCGTAAAAATGGCCATTAGGACAGG GTCTTCAATTGTGCCCACGTTTTCCTTTGGGGAGGTGGACATTCTGGATCAAGTGGCTAATCCACCGAACTCTCCAGTTCGTCGTTTTCAAGATTTTGTAAAGAGGATTACTGGGATATCTCCGCTCATTCCCGTTGGGCGGGGCATCTTTAACTACTCCTTTGGTTTTCTACCCAACCGCCGACGCATTGTCCAAGTTG ttGGCGCGCCCATCGATGTGGTTCAGAACGATCAACCAGACGCAGCCTATGTGGATAAAATACACAAACAGGTCATTGATGACCTCGAGAAGATGTTTGCCAAGTATAAGGATCAGTACATACCGAACTCCAAGCAGGACAAGCTGATTATTCACTAG
- the LOC120458539 gene encoding diacylglycerol O-acyltransferase 2, translating to MKIEWVPLRVPLERRIQILVTAFFTSMLLILLSVSFLLVAGSLIYGGLLVRSLMVTYLAYVFVHHKKTQSVVDGNGWMITRTNPLHRHYRDYFPVELVKTAELPATKNYILASFPHGILGTGIGINMGLEISKWLELFPQVRPKLGTLDQHFHVPFMREVLRCWGLVSVSKEALIRMLSKSNDPKHKDNRDGFTSNAVAILVGGAKEAMDSHPGQYILTLKNRKGFVRMAIRTGSSIVPSFSFGEVDIFDQVANPPSSLLRRFQDFVKKLTGVSPLIPVGRGFFNYTFGFLPFRRRIVQVVGAPIDVVKSDQPDSQYVDKVHGQVIEALEKLFDEYKDKYLENSKSATLVVH from the exons ATGAAAATCGAATGGGTACCGCTTCGAGTTCCTCTGGAACGTCGCATTCAGATACTGGTCACGGCCTTTTTCACCTCCATGCTTCTGATATTATTATCTGTTTCCTTTCTTTTGGTAGCTGGATCACTG ATATATGGAGGTCTTTTGGTGCGCAGCTTGATGGTAACCTACTTGGCATATGTCTTTGTACATCACAAGAAAACCCAATCTGTGGTGGATGGTAATGG CTGGATGATAACCCGCACCAACCCCTTACATCGACACTATCGCGATTACTTTCCCGTGGAGCTGGTGAAAACAGCCGAACTGCCAGCTACTAAGAACTACATCTTGGCCAGCTTTCCCCACGGAATTCTAGG CACAGGCATTGGCATAAACATGGGCTTGGAAATCTCCAAGTGGCTGGAACTTTTCCCGCAAGTGCGACCCAAACTGGGCACTCTTGATCAGCATTTCCATGTTCCCTTCATGCGCGAGGTCCTTCGCTGCTGGGGTCTGGTGTCAGTGTCCAAGGAGGCTCTGATCCGTATGCTCAGCAAATCAAATGATCCCAAGCACAAGGATAATCGGGATGGTTTTACATCCAATGCAGTGGCCATTCTGGTTGGAGGAGCCAAGGAAGCCATGGACTCTCATCCTGGGCAGTACATTTTAACCCTGAAGAATAGGAAGGGCTTCGTGAGAATGGCCATTCGAACGGG TTCATCGATTGTTCCTTCATTTTCCTTCGGAGAGGTGGACATTTTCGATCAGGTGGCCAATCCTCCCAGCTCCCTGCTCCGCCGGTTTCAGGACTTTGTAAAAAAACTGACGGGTGTTTCTCCGCTGATTCCTGTGGGTCGCGGATTCTTCAACTACACCTTTGGCTTCCTGCCATTCCGACGACGCATTGTCCAAGTTG TTGGTGCTCCAATCGATGTCGTAAAGAGCGACCAACCAGACTCGCAGTATGTGGACAAAGTGCATGGACAGGTCATTGAGGCCCTGGAGAAGTTATTCGACGAGTACAAAGACAAATATTTGGAGAACTCGAAGAGTGCTACTCTAGTTGTACACTAA
- the LOC120458274 gene encoding diacylglycerol O-acyltransferase 2, whose product MNIEWAPLRVPMNRRLQTLVTAFFTYTFFTLPISSCLAVAILLYYGEMFVRSLLLIYFVIIYLDYKRNYGIMEGNGWLFYRGIRRYRDYFPVELVKTAELPPNKNYIIASFPHGILGTGTCINMSLDIGNWLSQFPQVRPKIATLDHHFKTPFLRDILRWWGMVSVSKESLAYLLSKSNDPKHKDNRDGFTSNAVAVLVGGAKEAMDSHPGQYILTLKNRKGFVKMATRTGSSIVPSLSFGEVDIFDQVSNPPDSSLRRFQNVVKKFTGISPLLPKGRGIFNYNYGILPHRRRIVQVVGSPIDVAKCDTPDPEYVDKIHGQVMRALEKMFDEYKEKYAPNSKQTKLIIQ is encoded by the exons ATGAACATCGAATGGGCTCCTCTCCGAGTTCCGATGAACCGGCGGCTGCAGACCCTGGTTACGGCGTTCTTTACCTACACTTTCTTCACGCTGCCCATCTCATCCTGCCTCGCAGTTGCTATCCTGCTG TATTACGGCGAAATGTTCGTGCGTAGTCTacttcttatttattttgtaataatttatttggattATAAAAGAAACTACGGCATTATGGAAGGTAATGG CTGGTTATTCTACCGCGGCATTCGGAGATATCGAGACTATTTCCCCGTCGAACTTGTGAAAACCGCTGAGCTGCCTCCCAACAAAAACTATATCATAGCAAGCTTTCCACACGGAATACTTGG AACTGGGACTTGTATTAACATGAGCCTGGACATCGGGAACTGGCTATCCCAGTTTCCACAAGTTCGACCCAAGATCGCCACCCTTGATCATCACTTCAAGACGCCTTTTCTGCGGGACATATTGCGCTGGTGGGGTATGGTATCGGTTTCCAAGGAGTCTCTGGCCTATTTACTCAGCAAGTCAAATGATCCGAAGCACAAGGACAACCGGGATGGTTTCACATCTAATGCGGTGGCCGTACTTGTTGGTGGTGCCAAAGAAGCCATGGACTCTCATCCTGGGCAGTACATTTTAACCCTCAAGAATAGGAAGGGTTTCGTTAAAATGGCCACTCGCACTGG ATCGTCGATTGTGCCCTCGTTGTCCTTTGGCGAGGTGGACATATTTGATCAGGTGTCAAATCCTCCGGATTCCTCGCTCCGTCGGTTCCAGAATGTGGTCAAGAAATTCACAGGCATTTCACCGCTTCTTCCCAAAGGTCGGGGTATCTTCAACTACAACTATGGCATACTGCCCCATCGCCGACGTATTGTCCAAGTTG TTGGGTCCCCCATCGATGTGGCAAAATGTGATACTCCCGATCCCGAATATGTGGACAAGATTCATGGGCAGGTGATGAGAGCGCTGGAGAAGATGTTCGATGAATACAAAGAGAAGTACGCTCCAAACTCAAAGCAGACCAAACTGATAATACAGTAA